One part of the Gossypium raimondii isolate GPD5lz chromosome 1, ASM2569854v1, whole genome shotgun sequence genome encodes these proteins:
- the LOC105780571 gene encoding UDP-glycosyltransferase 73C6, which yields MGSQTQQPHFVLFPSMAQGHLIPMVDIGRLLAQRNVIVTIVTTPHNASRVQKTIDRAVESGRAIRLVQLRFPGKEAGLPDGVENIDMISSMEDLFKFFTAANSMDEAVQELFEKLTPRPICIISDMFLHYTLKIATKFQVPRISFHGICCFCYLCVHNLKSSKILDNVTSDYECFKVPGLAEKVEFTKPQLPLNLDESWKDVFDTTTKADEASYGVVINSFEELESPYVKEYRKITKAWCIGPVSLSHKNELDKAERGKKASINEQQYLKWLDSQEPNSVIYACLGSMSTMKSPELIELGLGLEASNKAFIWILRGNNDASNQVMKWIEEDGFEERIKGRGFVVVGWAPQVLILSHPAIGGFLTHCGWNSTIEGISAGVPLLTLPLFADQFTNERLVVQILKIGVSVGANEPTAWGDEKSGFMLKKEHVKNAIDQLMNEGNEGIERRKRAKVFGEKANKAVEVGGSSYLNMTLLIQDIIQQSSKMGVDMIPTSHRHEN from the coding sequence ATGGGTTCCCAAACCCAGCAGCCTCACTTTGTGCTGTTCCCTTCCATGGCCCAAGGCCACTTGATCCCCATGGTAGATATCGGTCGATTGTTAGCGCAGCGTAACGTGATTGTTACTATAGTTACGACACCTCATAATGCAAGCAGAGTCCAGAAAACAATTGATCGAGCTGTTGAATCAGGCCGCGCTATCCGTTTAGTGCAGCTCCGGTTTCCAGGCAAAGAAGCAGGGTTACCAGACGGGGTTGAGAATATAGACATGATATCTTCAATGGAGGACTTGTTCAAATTCTTCACTGCAGCAAACAGTATGGACGAAGCAGTGCAGGAATTATTTGAGAAGCTAACACCACGCCCCATTTGTATTATTTCGGACATGTTTCTGCATTACACCCTCAAAATTGCTACCAAGTTTCAGGTCCCAAGGATATCGTTTCATGGAATTTGCTGCTTCTGTTATCTTTGTGTGCACAATCTGAAGTCCTCCAAGATACTAGACAACGTAACATCTGATTACGAATGCTTCAAGGTGCCAGGCTTGGCTGAAAAGGTCGAATTTACTAAACCCCAGTTGCCGCTTAACCTTGATGAATCCTGGAAGGACGTTTTTGATACAACAACAAAAGCTGACGAAGCATCATATGGGGTTGTCATAAATAGTTTCGAAGAGCTGGAATCACCATACGTCAAAGAGTACAGGAAGATAACAAAAGCTTGGTGCATTGGTCCAGTTTCTCTGAGCCACAAAAATGAGTTGGATAAGGCTGAAAGAGGTAAGAAGGCTTCAATCAATGAGCAGCAGTATTTGAAGTGGCTTGATTCTCAGGAACCCAACTCTGTAATTTATGCTTGTCTTGGGAGCATGAGCACTATGAAATCTCCCGAACTGATAGAGTTGGGTTTGGGCTTGGAGGCCTCGAACAAGGCATTCATTTGGATCTTAAGAGGAAATAATGATGCGTCGAACCAGGTGATGAAGTGGATTGAAGAGGATGGATTTGAGGAAAGAATAAAAGGGAGAGGATTTGTAGTTGTGGGATGGGCTCCCCAAGTGCTCATTTTATCACATCCTGCAATAGGAGGGTTCCTAACTCATTGTGGATGGAACTCAACAATCGAAGGCATTTCTGCTGGCGTTCCATTATTAACATTGCCACTTTTTGCAGACCAGTTTACCAATGAGAGACTTGTAGTACAAATACTAAAAATCGGAGTGAGCGTTGGGGCCAATGAACCTACGGCCTGGGGAGATGAAAAATCTGGGTTCATGTTGAAGAAAGAACATGTTAAAAACGCAATAGACCAATTGATGAACGAAGGAAATGAAGGAATAGAGAGAAGAAAACGAGCAAAAGTGTTTGGAGAGAAGGCAAATAAAGCTGTTGAAGTAGGTGGATCTTCTTATCTTAATATGACACTATTAATCCAAGATATAATCCAACAATCTTCAAAGATGGGTGTGGATATGATTCCAACCTCACATCGCCATGAGAACTAA
- the LOC105780578 gene encoding probable serine/threonine-protein kinase PBL23, which translates to MNCFSCCMSEEKINSKRSASLEKSGTNEAKTVPMPSFANISFKSDASRKRYISEEILKRGKSNITAKTFNYRDLCTATNNFNPENQLGEGGFGRVYKGQVEPNQQVVAIKQLDRNGYQGNREFLVEVLMLSLLNHPNLVTLVGYCADGDQRILVYEYMANGSLESHLLDIPPDKKPLDWNTRIQVAIGAAKGLEYLHETADPPVIYRDFKASNILLDQDFNPKLSDFGLAKIGPTGDKSHVSTRVMGTYGYCAPEYALTGQLTAKSDVYSFGVVFLEMITGRRVIDNSRPTEEQNLVNWATPLFKDRRNFQLMADPLLEGNYPSKGLHQALAVAAMCLQDDAAARPAMSDVVTALEYLTNGGGPEGEEEDDDEEEEDEEKKKSS; encoded by the exons ATGAATTGCTTTTCGTGTTGTATGTCAGAAGAGAAAATAAACAGCAAAAGGTCGGCATCATTGGAGAAGAGCGGTACCAACGAAGCCAAAACTGTGCCTATGCCTTCATTCGCCAATATTTCTTTCAAGAGTG ATGCAAGCAGAAAGAGATACATAAGCGAGGAGATACTGAAAAGGGGTAAAAGCAATATAACTGCAAAGACTTTTAATTACCGTGACCTATGCACTGCCACTAACAACTTCAACCCGGAGAATCAGCTTGGTGAAGGGGGTTTTGGGAGGGTCTACAAAGGGCAGGTTGAACCAAATCag CAAGTTGTTGCTATCAAGCAACTCGACAGGAACGGATATCAAGGAAACAGGGAATTCTTGGTTGAGGTCTTGATGTTGAGTTTACTTAACCATCCTAACCTTGTAACTTTGGTTGGATATTGTGCCGATGGGGATCAAAGGATTTTGGTCTATGAATACATGGCTAATGGCTCCTTGGAGAGTCACCTTCTAG ATATACCCCCAGACAAGAAGCCATTGGACTGGAATACCAGGATACAAGTTGCAATAGGTGCGGCTAAAGGCCTTGAATACTTGCATGAAACAGCTGACCCCCCTGTGATATACCGTGACTTTAAAGCATCAAACATATTGTTGGACCAAGATTTCAATCCAAAGCTCTCGGATTTTGGGCTTGCAAAGATTGGTCCAACTGGAGATAAGTCGCATGTTTCTACCAGGGTTATGGGAACCTATGGCTATTGTGCACCCGAGTATGCACTTACAGGCCAATTGACTGCGAAATCCGATGTTTACAGTTTCGGAGTTGTGTTTCTGGAAATGATCACGGGAAGAAGAGTAATAGATAATTCAAGaccaacagaagaacaaaatcttGTCAATTGG GCAACACCTTTGTTCAAAGATAGAAGGAATTTCCAATTAATGGCTGATCCATTGTTAGAAGGGAATTATCCCAGTAAGGGTCTCCACCAAGCACTTGCAGTTGCAGCAATGTGTCTGCAAGACGATGCAGCCGCTCGGCCTGCGATGAGTGATGTGGTAACCGCTCTAGAATACTTAACTAATGGTGGAGGAccagaaggagaagaagaagacgacgatgaagaagaagaggatgaagaaaaaaagaagagtagTTGA